TCGTGGAACGACCCGGACGAGGAGTTCGAGGCCGCGGTGCACGCCTGGCTTGACCAGGTGCTCGACGGTCCGGTCGGCACCGAGATGACCGCGCTGGTGGGCCAGTTGGATGTCCATGCCCGCAATGACGCTCTCGGCCAGAAGCTGTTGTCGCTCACCGTCCCCGGTGTCCCCGACGTCTACCAGGGCACCGAACTCTGGGAGGACAGCCTGGTCGACCCGGACAACCGCAGGCCCGTGGACTACGCGGAACGGCGCGATGGGCTGGCCACGCTCGAGCACCCGAAGCTCCGTGTTGTGCGGGCCGCGCTGCACCTGCGCCGGCGGCGGCCGCAGACGTTCCTGTCCGGCGGTCACACGCCGGTGCTGCCGACGGGCGACGCGGCGCCACACCTGGTGTCGTTCCTGCGGGGCCACGACGTGCTGGTCGCGGTGAGCCGCTGGACGGTCACCCTTGCCGACGCGGGCTGGGGCGACACCGCACTTCCCCTGCCTGCGGGCACCTGGACCGACTGCCTCACCGGCGCACGGCATTCCGGATCTGTCTGTGCGGCAACCCTGTTCAAGGAACTTCCCGTGGCCCTGCTGGAGCGTGCCGATGACTGAGCACGAGTTCGCGGTCTGGGGGCCGCGTCCGGATCGGGTACAAGTCGACGTCGACGGCACGCTGTATCCGATGACGCGCTCAGGTGACGGATGGTGGCGGGCCACGGTCGCGGCCAACCCGGACAGCCGCTACGGGTTCGTCCTGGACGACGACGCCACGGTGCTCCCCGACCCGCGCTCCGCCCGCCAACCCGACGGTGTGCACGCCCGCTCGGCGCTGTGGGACGCCGCGGCGGCCACCTGGAGCGACGCGGATTGGGCCGGGCGCAGCATCGAGGGCGCCGTGATCTACGAACTTCACATCGGCACCTTCACCCCCGGTGGCACGTTCGACTCGGCGATCGAGCGACTGGACCATCTGGTGGACCTCGGCATCGACTTCGTCGAGATCATGCCCGTCAACGCCTTTGCGGGCCCGCGGGGTTGGGGATACGACGGCGTGCTCTGGTACGCGGTGCACGAACCCTACGGCGGGCCGGACGGCCTGGTGCGATTCGTGGACGCCTGCCACCGCCGCGGACTGGGCGTGCTGATCGACGCGGTGTTCAACCATCTGGGGCCGTCGGGGAACTACCTGCCGCGGTTCGGCCCCTACCTGTCGTCGGGCAGCAACCCGTGGGGTGAGGGCATCAACATCGCCGACGCCGACTCCGACGAGGTGCGCAATTACATCCTCGACTGCGCGCTGCGCTGGATGCGCGACTTCCACGCCGACGGACTGCGACTCGACGCGGTGCACGCCCTGGTCGACACCACGGCGATCCACATCCTCGAGGAGTTGGCCGCCGAGACCGACGCGCTGTCGGAACAGGTGGGTCGTCCCCTGTCTTTGATCGCCGAGAGTGACCGCAACGACCCGCGGTTCATCACGCCGCGCAGCCACGGCGGCTACGGCATGACCGCCCAGTGGGACGACGACATCCACCATGCGCTGCACACCGCCGTGTCGGGCGAAAACCACGGCTATTACTCCGATTTCGGCTCGATGGAGACGTTGGCTCATACTCTGCGGCACGGCTACTTCCACGCCGGAACGCATTCGTCGTTCCGCAGGCGCCGGCACGGCAGGCCGTTGGACACGTCGTTGATCCCCGGCTCACGTCTGCTGGCCTACACCAGCACCCACGATCAGGTGGGCAACCGGGCCATCGGCGACCGGCCCACGGCCTACCTGACCGACGGCCAACTGGCCGTCAGTGCTGCGCTGGCGTTGTTGACTCCGTTCACGGCGATGCTGTTCATGGGCGAGGAGTGGGCGGCCGACACCCCGTTCCAGTTCTTCAGTTCGCATCCCGAACCCGAATTGGGCGAGGCCACCAGGGTGGGGCGCAAGGCCGAGTTCGCCGAACACGGCTGGGACGCCGACGAGGTGCCCGACCCTCAGGACGAGCAGACGTTCCTGCGCTCGAAGTTGAATTGGACGGAACCCGCCGAGGACAGGCACGCGCGCATGCTGGGCCTGTACCGCGACCTGATTGCGTTGCGCCGCAAAGAAACTGATCTCACCGACTTCTGGCTCGACCACCTGGGTGTCGACTATGACGAGGACGCGCGCTGGATTGTGCTTAGGCGCGGTGCGTTGGCGATCGCCTGCAACCTGGGGTCGGACTCGGTGGCGGTCCCGGTGACGGGGGACGTCGTGTACGCCTGGGGAGAGCCACGCGTCGGCAGTGCCGCCACCGCGTTGGACGGGCAGTCGTTCGCGGTGCTGCGGACTGCTGAGGAACCGATCTAGGTCAAGTAGCGGTAGGCGGGTGAACCCGGCTCGAGCAGCTCGATATGGCACTCCGAATCGGACATCCGATCCAGCAGGCCCTCGAGGTCGGAGGCTGCGCCGAGTTGGATGCCGACCAGGGCCTCACCCGTCTCGCGGTTGTTGCGCTTGACGTACTCGAACAGCGTGACGTCGTCATTCGGGCCGAGCACCTCGTCGAGGAAGCGGCGCAGCGCGCCAGGCTCCTGGGGGAAGTCGACCAGGAAGTAGTGCTTGAGGCCCAGGTGGACCAGTGAGCGCTCCAGGACCTCGCCATAGCGGGAGACGTCGTTGTTGCCGCCGGAGATCAGGCAGACGACCGTCGATCCGGGTTCGACGTCGGCTTCCAGCAGGCCGGCCACCGACAGCGCGCCTGCGGGCTCGGCGATGATGCCCTCGTTCTGGTACAGATCCAGCATCGCGGTGCACACCGCACCCTCGTCGACCGTGGTGACCGACACCATGTCGCCGGCCGCGGCCAGTGCTTCGAAAGGCACTGCGCCGATCCGCGCGACCGCGGCGCCGTCAACGAACTGATCGACCTCGTCGAGGGTGACCGGCTCCCCCACGGCCAGGGCGGCCATCAGCGATGCGGCTCCGGCAGGCTCCACCCCCAGCACCGACGTCGAGTTTGTGCGTTCGGCGAGATAGCTCGCGATACCGCTGATGCACCCGCCGCCGCCGACGGGCACGACCACCTGATCGGGCTCACCATCGAGCTGATCGAGGATCTCGACCGCGATCGTGCCCTGCCCGGCCATGGTGCGGGGGTCGTTGTAGGGCGGCACCAGGGTGGCGCCGGTGCGCGCGACGTCGTCGAGCGCGGCCTCGGCCGCCAAGTCGTACGTCTTGCCACCGACGATCAGCTCGATCCAGTCGCCGCCGTGGTAGAGGATCCGGTCCCGCTTCTGCTTGGGCGTCTTCCCGGGGACGTAGACGCGCCCGTGGATACCCATGGACCGGCATGCCAGTGCAAAACCCTGCGCGTGGTTACCGGCCGACGAACACACCACACCCGCCGCGATCTCCTCCGGCGTCAACTGCATCAGCAGGTTGTAGGCGCCGCGCACCTTGTAGGACCGTACGACCTGCAGGTCCTCGCGTTTGAGGTAGACCAGTCCGCCAGTGAGCTGGGACAGCCGGTCACTGAACTGCAGCGGGGTCGGTGAGACGACGCCCGAAATTCGCTGAGCGGCCGCCTCGACGTCTGCCGCGGTCAGCGGCGACACCCGATGCTTCTGGCTCAGTTCAGTGGACACCGCTATATGGTGCCACGTGGGCTTTTGGCAACAGAAATCTTTACCGCACGTCAGCTCACGGGTGTGAGCACAAACACCGGTATCTGGCGATCCGTCTTCTTCTGATACTCGGCGTAGTCGGGCCAGGCCGCAACGGCCCGTTCCCACCACACCGCCTTCTCGTCGCCGAACACCTCGCGGGCCTCGTAGTCGCCTGAGCTGGTGCCATCCTGCAGTTCGACCAGCGGATTCGCCTTGATGTTGAAGTACCAGACGGGATGCTTGGGAGCACCGCCGAGGGAGGCGACGACGGCGTACTCACCGTCGTGTTCGACCCGCATCAGCGGGGTCTTGCGAATCTTGCCGGTCTTGGCGCCGACAGTGGTCAGCAGCACCACGGCCTTACCGTTGAGTTCGGTGCCCTTCGTGCCGCCGGACTTCATGTACTCCTCGGCGTTCTCGCGAGCCCAGTCCGAGGTGCTGGGTGCGTAATCCCCTGTAAGTGGCATGTAGCCAGGCTAGCGAAATCGATGCGCCGGATCCGGGGTTTCGGTTGACCGAAAACTTTTCTGAGAGCTATCGTGGACCTCATGACCACCGCCGAGCAGTTCCGCTCAGCCGTCGCCCACCCCGCATCGCGGGAGGTGACGATCGCCGGTGTGCCCTGGCCCGCCTACAAGGTGTTCGCGCTGATCGTGGCCGCGGTGGTCTTCGGTGTCGTTGGCCTGATGACGGCCAGCATGGGCGCCGGCGTCCTGACCGGCGCGGCTGTGGCCACCGTCGTATGGGTGGGTTTCGGCGTCGCGCATCGCACGCGCTGACCCTCGATCACATCAGAGTGAGCACAACCCTGTCCGGCCCCTAGGGGTCTGCGAGCATCTCGAGGTCCCACCGGGAGTCGAGGGAGTGCGCGGATGATCGAGACGGCCACGCCACGTGAGCCGGGGCCGCGCCGCGTGGAATGTCGTGACCAGCTTTGATCCGTACGCGTGGAACAACTTCGGCCACGGGCACGGGCCCGCCGAGGAGCCGCCCAGCCGGGCCGACCGGTACCGGCGTGCCGCGGAGTTCGTCGAGGTCGTCCGCGCGCTCTGGGACTCGTGGGACGACGACGCCGTGCTCGGCGACAAGGCCAGCGGGGCGTTCGGCAGGGCCTTGGCCGATCAACTGAGCGTCGATCCGGACGAGCTGGACTTGGACAGCCCGCTCCCCCGTTGGCTGCTCGAGGGCGCGGAGTCCATCACCGGCTCGCAAGGAGCCCGCAATATCGTCGTCAAGCTGGCCCGTCGCGAGAACCTCACGGTCCGAGAGATTCTCGACCGCGTGATGGACTGGCATCGTCTTGTCATCGGCACTCCCGAACAGCTCGCCGACACCATCGAGGAATGGTTCCGCTCCGGTGCCGTGGACGGCTTCAACCTCATGCCCGACGTGTTCCCCTCCGGATTGGAGCTTTTCGTCGATCACGTGGTCCCCCTTCTGCGTGCGCGTGGAATCTTCCGGCACGAGTACAGCCACACCACGCTGCGCGGCCACCTCGGCCTGCAGCGTGTGCCTGACAGCTGGGCGCGACTGTTCTCGCAGGCGGGCTGACCCGCTCACTCGCACCCGTCACCGAATTGCTGACGGGGCGAACTGATTCATCCTCATTCACCGCAAATCAGCTCGTGTCTCTCCGCGCGCGTTGACTTTTGATGCGTTGAGCCTCCTCGACTGCACGGGGACGTCTGCGGCGGGGCATCTGCAGTCCGCGGTTGCTCGTCGGTGCGGGTGTCTGCGTCGGCTGGGTTGCTTCCGACAGTGGTGCGGTGGTGGTGTCCCAGTGTGGGAACACGATGCGGCTGCCGGGGTGGGTGGTGTAGGTGTGGCCGGTCGGTGCAGTCCAGACGATGGTGCCGTCGGGGTGCTGAACGTCCGACCAGCCCTGCTCTCCGGTCCAGAATGTCTTGAGCAGGTGGTTCTTTCGGCACAGGCAGCGAAGGTTCGACGGGTGTGTCGGACCGGTTGGGTAGGCGATCGCATGGTCGATGTCGCAGAACTGCGCCGGGGTGGTGCAGCCGGGAAATCGGCAGAACATGTCCCGGTTGCGGACGAACGCCGCCAACGCCGCTGAGGGGCGGTAGCCGGGTTCGGGGTCGGTGGGTGGGGGTCTCATCGGTTTGACGGGGGCACCGTTGATCAACAGCTCTTCCAGTAACGGCTGGGGCACGATGCCGCCGCCCTGCAACACCGCCGCAGGCCGCCGGGACGGCGCGGACGGCGCTATGGGGATTTCGGGTGGTGCCGGCGGCGTTGCGGAGGTGTCGGCTGCCGGGGAACCAGCCTGGCCGCCGGCTGGTGACTCGACCTCGGTGCCGGCATTCGAGCCTGTGGGCGTCTTTGTGGCCGTCTTGGCCGCGGCAATGTTGTTGCGGGCAGCGGTGATCGCCCGTTCATCGGCCAGCACATAAATCACCGCCGCACTGCGGCTCGGCGTCACCTTGGCGCCGACGCACTCCGGATTGCCGCAGCGGCACGTCAGGGGTCCGGACTCGGCAGCTATCGCCCCTATGGCATCGGAACGGCGTTCGCCGGCGTTTCGCGGGTCATCGGCACACAGGTGGCGGGTGAGCTCGGCGAAACGTTTCTTGATCAGTGCAGCGTCGGTCTTGAGGAGCCGTCCCCACATCGAGCAGGTCCCGGTTTCGTCCTCGGGCTTGCCGAACTGCACATCCCGACCCCGGGCGGCGGCTTCGAAGGCGTCCAGGGCATCGGGATCGTATTCGGCGAGCACTTTGTCGATCGCCTGATCCAACTGGGCATCCGACATCACGCCCCACCGCCTGGCCGCAAGGGCGAGCTCACCGTCGATGGCCGCCATCGGTTCGTCGTCGATCACCATGCGGGTGCGCCAGCAGATGGTCGAGGCGGTGCGCGCGGTGATCGTCCCGGCCTGCAGCAGCGTGAAGACCCGAGGCAGGCGGGTGTGCAGGGCTTGGGCCATGTGCATCTGACCGGAGGCTTTGCGGCCGCTGATGTTCAACGCGGCGCCGATTTCGGCCGCGCAGGCATCCCAGGTGTCACAAGCCCACAGGGCGCGCTCGTCCTCATCAACGACCCGCAACTCCATCAACGCATGGATCGCAGCCAACCGACCCGCCGCGGCAGCAGCCTCCGCCCGTGCGAAACCACTGATCGCGGAGACGACAGCCACGTCGTCATCCGGATCAAACCCTGAATCGCACATACGTTCGATTGTCCAGACGGTGCCGACAAATCACCACCACAAGAGCGCCACCCTGGGGATGAAACGCCAACTGTGGATAAATCGCGTGAGAGAGCCTGGATGACCGGTGGGCCGCTACCCGAAGAACGCTTGAACCGTTGAGCGAGAGGGGGTTTGGTACTGCCAGGGCTGACTGCTAGCGCCTACCGCCAGCGCTGAGGGTCCATTACCAGCTGAGTGCCACTGCCAGTGGCCCAAGGGCGACTATGCGTACGGAACCGAAGCCCAGCGGGTCTTGAGTCACGCCTCGACAGTCGACGGCCTATGCCACGGGGATGACGCCGCACGACGTCCACGATCCAGAACGAGAATCAGCGACGCCCAGCGCGCAACACCCACGGCAACGCCGTCAGAGCCACGGCCTGAATGAGTACCACCGCGATCACCACCGCAGTCACCGACCGCTGGTACAACAGACCCGTCAGCACCCCGCCGCCGGCCAGAGCCGTACCGACCACCGCGGCGTAAACGCCGTAGGCCGTGGCCCGCCTCGGTGACGGCACCAGATCGGCGACCACCGCGCGCAGTGTCGAATCCTGGATTCCGACCGCGGCGCCCCACGCCACCGCACCGGCGATCACCAGCCGCAGGTCGGTGCTGAACCCCAATGCAGGCACGGCGGCGGCCAACAGGGGCAACACCGCCAGCACCCGGCCCCCGACCCGGTCATAGGTCCACCCCGTAATGAGTGCCGCCACCGCTGCGGCCGCCATCGCCGCGGCGTAGATGACCGGAACCCACCCCGCGCTGACTATGCCGCGCGAGACCTGGTGAAAGGACAGCACCGCGAACGTGGTGAACCCCAGCATGGTCGCCGCCGAGAACCCCGAATACACCCAGAATGACGACGAAAACCGTGGTGCGGGAGATGATTCGACGTCCACGCCTGACGCCGCAGCCTCATAGCGGGCCGGTTCCGGGACACGGGCGCGCAGCCACAGCAGCAGGGCGATCGCCGCCACGCCCGGAATCGCCAGCAACGCCATCGTCGGCCCGTACGCCCCGCCGAACACCACCAGCAGGCCTGCCACCGCGAGCGGCCCGGCCAGCGCCCCAACCTGGTCGAGCGCCTTGTGCACCGCGAACCCGCGACCCCGTCCGGTGACCGCGGCGGCATGCGAGAGCAGCGTGTCCTTGGCAGGACTGCGCACGGCCTTACCGACACGCTCGGCGATGATCAGCGCACCGGCCACCCACAACACGCCCGCGATCCCAAGGAACGGCACGGTGCACACCGTGAGCAGGTAACCCCCTATGGCCCACGCCCAGAATCGGCCCGTGCGGTCGGTCAACGGCCCCGACGCCAGGCGCAGGATCAGCGCGGCGGCCTCCCCCACACCGCTGATGAGGCCGACGACCGCGGCCGTCGCGCCCAGCGATGCCAGCAGAGGACCGGTGATCGACCGGGCGCCCTCGTAGACGACGTCGGCCAGCAGGCTCACGACACCGAAGGTGGCGACGAACCGCCACGCACTCAGCATCGGGCGGCTAACCGCCGAGGCAGCCCGGGCCCAGCAGGGCCTTCAGATCACCCATCAGCGCCGAGGACGGCGTAACACGCAGGGACTGGTCCAACTCCAGCGTGGTGATGCGCTCACCGCTGATCAACCGCAGGTGCACCTGTGAGGTCCCGGGATGCCGGGCCAGCACCTGCTTGAGCGCGGTGACCTTGTCCATGGTGCACTGCCGGGTGGGCAGGCTGACCGCCAGCGGACGGTCGGGCTGGGCGCTGGAGAAGTCGGGCACCACGAGGTCGTGCACGATCAGCGAGCGACGGTCATCGCGCACGGCCACCTTGGCCTTGAGGATCACCACGGTGTCGTCCGCCACGTCCGCGCCGTACACCGAATAGGTCTGTGGGAAGAACAGCACCTCGATACCACCACTGAGGTCCTCGAGTTGCGCTGAGGCCCAAGGGAGTCCGTTCTTGTTCACGCGCCGGTTGACCGAGGCGAGGATGCCACCGACCTGCACCTGGGCGTCGTGGGCGACGTCGCCGTCGAGGATGGCCGGGATCTGGGTGTCGACCTGGTTGGCCAGCAGGTGCGCGACTCCATCGAGGGGATGCCCCGACACATAGAGGCCGAGCATCTCGCGCTCCAGCGCGAGTTTGTGCTTGTCGTCCCACTCCTCGTCGGGCACCTTGATGGTGAAAACCGAATCCGTGCCGCCGCTCTCGTCAGCGCCGCCGAAGAGGTCGAACTGGCCCATGGCCTCGGCCTTCTTGGTGCCCAGCACCGAGTCGACGGCGTCGGTGTGCACCAGGAACAAACCCTTGCGTGCGTGCTTGAGCGAATCGAACGCGCCCGCCTTGATCAGCGACTCGGTGACCTTCTTGTTGCAGGCCGCGACGTCGATCTTGTTCAGGTAGTCCGAGAAGTCGGTGAAATTGCCCTTCTGCTTTCGGGTTTCGATCAGCGAGGCCACGACGTTGGCGCCCACGTTGCGGACCGCGCCGAGGCCGAACCGGATGTCCTCACCGACCGAGGCGAAGTTCTGCACCGACTCGTTGACGTCGGGCGGCAGCACGGTGATGCCGAGGCGACGGCAGTCGGACAGGTAGACCGCGGCTTTGTCCTTGTCGTCACCGACGGACGTCAACAGGCCGGCCATGTACTCCGAGGGGTAGTTGGCCTTCAGGTACGCCGTCCAATACGACACCAGGCCGTAGCCCGCCGCGTGCGACTTGTTGAACGCGTATCCGGCGAACGGGAGGATCGTGTCCCACAGCGCCTTGACGGCCTTCTCGGAGAAGCCGTTGGCGGTCATGCCCTCGTAGAAACCCTTGTACTCGGCCTCCAGCACCTCAAGCTTCTTCTTGCCCATGGCCTTTCGAAGCGCATCGGCCTTACCCATGGTGTAGGAGGCGACCTTCTGGGCGATGAACATGATCTGCTCTTGGTAGACGATCAGGCCGTAGGTCTCCGACAGGATGTCCTTGAGCGGTTCTTCGAGCTCAGGATGGATCGGCTTGATCGGCTGCCGGCCGTTCTTGCGGTCGGCGTAGTCGTTGTGGGCGTTCATGCCCATCGGACCGGGCCGGTACAGCGCCAGCACCGCGACGATGTCGTTGAACTCGGTGGGCTGCATTCGGCGCAGCAGGTCACGCATCGGCCCGCCGTCCAGCTGGAACACGCCGAGGGTGTCACCGCGGGAGAGCAGTTCGTAGGTCGCCGGATCGTCGAACGGCACTGCGTCCAGGTCGAGTTCAATGCCGCGGTTGGCCTTGATGTTCTCGAGCGCGTCCCCCATGATCGTGAGGTTTCGCAGGCCCAGGAAGTCCATCTTCAGCAGGCCGATGGCCTCACACGACGGGTAGTCCCACCCGGTGATGATCGCGCCGTCCTGGGGACGCTTCCACAACGGGATCGCGTCGATCAGCGGTTCGGAGCTCATGATGACCGCGCAGGCGTGCACGCCCGCGTTGCGCACCAGACCCTCCAGGCCGCGCGCGGTCTCGTAGATGGTCCGGACATCCGGATCGGTGTCGATCAGACCGCGGACCTCGGCGGCCTCCTTGTACCGCTCGTGGTTCGGGTCGGTGATGCCCGACAGCGGAATGTCCTTCGCCATGATCGGCGGGGGCAGTGCCTTGGTGATCCGGTCGGCGATCGCGAAGCCAGGCTGCCCGTAGTGCACGCGGGCCGAATCCTTCAGAGCCGCTTTGGTCTTGATGGTGCCGAAGGTGATGACCTGTGCGACCCGGTCACTGCCCCACTTCTCGGCGGCATACCGCACCATCTCGCCGCGACGACGGTCGTCGAAGTCGATGTCGATATCGGGCGCGGACGGGCGTTCGGGGTTGAGGAAGCGCTCGAAGAGCAGGCCGTGCGGAATCGGGTCGATGTTGGTGATGCCCAGTGCGTACGCCACGAGTGATCCCGCAGCCGAACCACGGCCCGGGCCCACCCGGATGTCGATGGACTTCGCGTAGTTGATCAGGTCGGCGACGATCAGGAAGTACGCCGGGAAGCCCTTGCCGCAGATGACGTCGATCTCGTACTCAGCCCGATCGGTGTACTCCTGCGGCACATTGTCGGGGAACCGCCGCTGCAGGCCCGCACGCACCTCATGCCGCAGCCACGACCCCTGGTCGTGGCCCTCCGGCACGGGGAAGATCGGCATCCGGTCGACGGGCGCCCACACCTCGTCGTACGGCGTGACGCGCTCGGCGATCAGCAGCGTGGAGTCACACGCACCCGGCACCTCGTCGTCCCAGATCGCCCGCATCTCGGCGGCGGACTTCAGGTAGTAGCCGTCACCGTCGAACTTGAATCGGTTGGGATCCGAGAGCGTCTTGCCGGTCTGGATGCACAGCAGCGCCTCGTGGTTGTGCGAATGCTCACGTGTGACGTAGTGGCAGTCGTTGGTGGCCAGCGGCGGAATGCCGAGCTTGCGGCCGATCTCGAGCAGCCCTTCACGAACCCGCCGCTCAATGGACAGCCCATGGTCCATCAGTTCGAGGAAGAAGTTCTCCGGGCCGAAGATCTCCCGCCACTTGGCGGCGGCCTCCAGGGCCTCCTGCGTATGGCCCAGTCGGAGCCGGGTCTGCACCTCACCGGAGGGGCATCCCGTGGTGGCGATGATGCCCTCGGCATTCTCGGCGATGATCTCGGCGTCCATGCGGGGCCACTTGCCGAGCTGGCCCTCGAACGACGCGAGCGACGACAGCTTGAACAGGTTGCGCAGACCGGTCGCGTTCTGCGCGACCATCGTCATGTGCAGATAGGCGCCGCTGGCCGACACGTCGTCGGCCTTCTGGCTGGGGTCGCCCCACGTGATGCGGCGGGTGTCGAACCGCGACGCGGGCGCGATGTAGGCCTCGACCCCGATGATCGGCGTGATGCCGGCGCTCTTGGCCTCGTTGTAGAACTGGCTGGCGCCGAACATGTTGCCGTGGTCGGTCATGCCGATGGCCGACATCTCCAGGCGGGTGGCCTCGGCCAGCATGGGCTTGATCTTGGCGGCACCGTCCAGCATCGAATACTCGGTGTGGTTGTGCAGGTGAACAAAGCCGCGATTACCCATAGGCCCGTCAGTCTAGAACCCCCATCCGACACCGCCCGGGTGACTCGCGGACGGTGCTGGGTGTCTCGGCGTGCCGCCCGGCGTGTCGTCGCCGGGCGGGTCCGAGACGCGGTTTTCAGGCCTCGTCGCGCAGCAGGCGCGCCATCCCCTCGGACTCCTCGGCGGTCATCTCACCGGACAGCTGGAGCGTGTCACCGTCGAGGCGCTGGCCGATCGACGGAGCCGACACGACGACCCCGCCGCGCACGAACGCGACCTGCTTGCCGATGTTGGCCGCGGTGAAGTCGGAGAACGTCTGCGCCGACTCCGGTGTCAGGGCGACCTGCACGTAGTAGGAGTTGTTCAGCGGCGACAACAGCGCCTCGGCCTGGGTCAGTTGAAGCTGCACCGCCTCGGCACTGAGTGTGAACAGCGCCGTCTTCTCGATGTCACACAACTGCACGGTCTCGGTCGGCGGACCCACCATCCCCTGCGGACACTCCTCAGGTGTGGTCATCACGGCCTTGACCACCGGACGCACGGTCAGCGGTTTGATCGACGGCCCGGCAGGCGTGGGCACCGCGGCGACCTCAGAACCCGAGGCGGACTCCGGTGAGCCGAATCCCTGCTGGATCAGCGCGGCTGAGAGGGGCACGATCATGGTCAGCCCGACCAGTGCCGCGGTCACCGCAATCCAGCGCCTGCGGCGATTGCGTGCCGCCTCGCGGCCCGCTGGGTCCGTCATCTGTTCACCTTTCGCATTCGCACCGCCCGTGGGCTGACGAAAATCTGGTGCCGAGCACACCATGGTCGCTGCCGGACAATAACTCAGCATGAAGCTGCTCTGGGCGGGACTCTTCGCCGTCACCCTCGCCGTCGCCGGAATCGGGGTGCTGCGGACCGCGCTCGACCTCCGCACCGGAGAAGTCGTGGAGCGTTCGTGTGGCCCCGCGCCGCTCGCCGAATACTGCGTCGAACGCCGAGTGCTGTCGGCCATTCCGCTGCTGCGTGAGGAACGTCGCACGGTCGAGGTGCACAGCGCGCGCAATCCCGCCCGCAACCTGTACCTGCCCGACCCGTTCCTCTCAGCGGTCACCATCACGTGGAGTCCCCTGCGAGTCACCCTCACCGACGAACTCGGCTACTCCCTGGTGCTCGACGACGGTTATCTGCGCAGGCTCCACGACTGACGGCGCGCGGCGGGCACGCCGGACGGCGTCGGTGGTGAACACCGCCAGGGCCACCCAGATCAGGGCGAAGCCGACCCAGCGGGCGGTCGGCATGGGTTCGTGTCCGACCACCACACCCCACGTCATCTGCATGGCGGGATTCAAGTACATCAGCAGGCCGAGCGTCACCAGTGCCAGGCGCTGAGCCGCGGCCGCGAAGAACAGCAGAGGGATGGCGGTGAGTGGGCCCGCCAGAACCGTCAGGACGATGTGCCAGCCGCCGTTGGACAGGAACTGACCGGTGCCGGCCCACCCGAGGACGGCGAGGTACGCGATCGCGAACGGCGCCGCAAGCCCGGCCTCCACG
The DNA window shown above is from Mycolicibacterium confluentis and carries:
- the dnaE gene encoding DNA polymerase III subunit alpha, whose amino-acid sequence is MGNRGFVHLHNHTEYSMLDGAAKIKPMLAEATRLEMSAIGMTDHGNMFGASQFYNEAKSAGITPIIGVEAYIAPASRFDTRRITWGDPSQKADDVSASGAYLHMTMVAQNATGLRNLFKLSSLASFEGQLGKWPRMDAEIIAENAEGIIATTGCPSGEVQTRLRLGHTQEALEAAAKWREIFGPENFFLELMDHGLSIERRVREGLLEIGRKLGIPPLATNDCHYVTREHSHNHEALLCIQTGKTLSDPNRFKFDGDGYYLKSAAEMRAIWDDEVPGACDSTLLIAERVTPYDEVWAPVDRMPIFPVPEGHDQGSWLRHEVRAGLQRRFPDNVPQEYTDRAEYEIDVICGKGFPAYFLIVADLINYAKSIDIRVGPGRGSAAGSLVAYALGITNIDPIPHGLLFERFLNPERPSAPDIDIDFDDRRRGEMVRYAAEKWGSDRVAQVITFGTIKTKAALKDSARVHYGQPGFAIADRITKALPPPIMAKDIPLSGITDPNHERYKEAAEVRGLIDTDPDVRTIYETARGLEGLVRNAGVHACAVIMSSEPLIDAIPLWKRPQDGAIITGWDYPSCEAIGLLKMDFLGLRNLTIMGDALENIKANRGIELDLDAVPFDDPATYELLSRGDTLGVFQLDGGPMRDLLRRMQPTEFNDIVAVLALYRPGPMGMNAHNDYADRKNGRQPIKPIHPELEEPLKDILSETYGLIVYQEQIMFIAQKVASYTMGKADALRKAMGKKKLEVLEAEYKGFYEGMTANGFSEKAVKALWDTILPFAGYAFNKSHAAGYGLVSYWTAYLKANYPSEYMAGLLTSVGDDKDKAAVYLSDCRRLGITVLPPDVNESVQNFASVGEDIRFGLGAVRNVGANVVASLIETRKQKGNFTDFSDYLNKIDVAACNKKVTESLIKAGAFDSLKHARKGLFLVHTDAVDSVLGTKKAEAMGQFDLFGGADESGGTDSVFTIKVPDEEWDDKHKLALEREMLGLYVSGHPLDGVAHLLANQVDTQIPAILDGDVAHDAQVQVGGILASVNRRVNKNGLPWASAQLEDLSGGIEVLFFPQTYSVYGADVADDTVVILKAKVAVRDDRRSLIVHDLVVPDFSSAQPDRPLAVSLPTRQCTMDKVTALKQVLARHPGTSQVHLRLISGERITTLELDQSLRVTPSSALMGDLKALLGPGCLGG
- a CDS encoding SecDF P1 head subdomain-containing protein, with translation MTDPAGREAARNRRRRWIAVTAALVGLTMIVPLSAALIQQGFGSPESASGSEVAAVPTPAGPSIKPLTVRPVVKAVMTTPEECPQGMVGPPTETVQLCDIEKTALFTLSAEAVQLQLTQAEALLSPLNNSYYVQVALTPESAQTFSDFTAANIGKQVAFVRGGVVVSAPSIGQRLDGDTLQLSGEMTAEESEGMARLLRDEA